In one Magallana gigas chromosome 9, xbMagGiga1.1, whole genome shotgun sequence genomic region, the following are encoded:
- the LOC117692177 gene encoding cytochrome c oxidase copper chaperone — MGSSESTPSKQESSSEPEKKLKPCCACPETRKIRDECILENGEENCKEAIEAHKECLRKLGFKI, encoded by the exons ATGGGTTCTTCTGAATCAACTCCTAGCAAACAAGAGAGCTCAAGTGAAccagagaaaaaattaaaaccatgCTGTGCTTGTCCAGAAACGAGAAAAATAAGAGATGAGTG CATTTTAGAAAATGGAGAAGAAAATTGCAAAGAAGCAATTGAAGCACACAAAGAGTGTTTACGGAAATTGggatttaagatataa
- the LOC105347666 gene encoding transcription initiation factor TFIID subunit 13: protein MAEGGEFQFDEDEVEDDAPLEKRKKIFLKELRCMMYGFGDDRNPYTESVELLEDLVIEYITEMTKKAMDVGRPGRISVEDIIFLIRKDPKKYSRVKELLMMNEELRKARKAFDEIKYATTK, encoded by the exons atggcCGAAGGTGGAGAATTTCAG ttcgATGAAGATGAAGTAGAAGATGATGCTCCtttagaaaagagaaagaaaatatttctgaaggaat tgcgCTGTATGATGTATGGATTTGGTGATGACAGGAACCCTTACACAGAGAGTGTGGAGCTGCTTGAAGATCTGGTGATTGAGTACATCACAGAAATG ACAAAAAAAGCAATGGATGTTGGTCGCCCAGGAAGGATCTCTGTTGAAGACATCATTTTCCTGATTCGAAAAGACCCAAAGAAATATTCTCGCGTAAAAGAACTTCTGATGATGAATGAGGAACTGAGAAAAGCCAGAAAGGCctttgatgaaattaaatatgcGACAACCAAATGA
- the LOC105347667 gene encoding dnaJ homolog subfamily B member 13: MGVDYYDILKLTRSATDADIKKNYRKLSLKYHPDRNSGDQDALDKFKQCAEAYDVLSDPRKRATYDQFGEEGLKNGVPQGSGEAGAWTQGYTFHGNAEKVFRDFFGGDNPFQEFYDRVDGDLSMGFGGLQGRGRKKQDPPIERDLVLSLEEVFHGCTKKMKITRRVMNEDGHTSSIREKILTITVKKGWKPGTKITFPEEGDQGPNNVPADIVFIVKDKPHPRFRRQGINLIHTAKVPLGKALTGCTVEIITLDERVLHIPINDIIKPGYTKVVPGEGMPVSADPTNKGDLVIEFDIEFPTSLTPDRKDLIKKALLH; encoded by the exons ATGGGGGTTGATTACTACGATATCCTAAAGCTTACCAGAAGTGCAACCGATGCCGATATAAagaaaaa CTACAGAAAACTTTCGCTGAAATATCACCCTGACCGAAATTCTGGGGATCAGGATGCCTTGGATAAATTCAAACAGTGTGCAGAAGCATATGATGTTTTGAGCGATC CTCGGAAAAGGGCCACATATGACCAGTTTGGtgaagaaggtttgaaaaatgGAGTGCCCCAGGGTAGCGGGGAAGCAGGGGCCTGGACGCAAGGATACACATTCCATGGAAATGCAGAAAAGGTGTTCAGGGATTTCTTTGGTGGTGATAATCCGTTCCAAG AATTCTATGATAGAGTGGATGGGGATCTTAGCATGGGCTTTGGTGGGCTACAAGGTAGAGGAAGAAAGAAGCAGGATCCACCCATAGAAAGAGACCTTGTCTTATCCCTTGAGGAGGTGTTCCATGgctgtacaaagaaaatgaaaatcacaAGAAGG GTGATGAATGAAGATGGTCACACATCCAGTATCAGAGAGAAAATATTAACTATAACTGTCAAAAAAGGCTGGAAGCCCGGAACAAAAATCACATTTCCAGAGGAAGGTGACCAGGGTCCAAATAATGTCCCAG CTGACATCGTATTTATTGTAAAAGACAAGCCCCATCCTCGTTTCCGCAGACAGGGAATCAATCTGATCCACACTGCCAAGGTTCCGCTCGGGAAAGCCCTGACAGGCTGCACAGTGGAGATTATCACTCTGGATGAGAGGGTGCTTCATATTCCCATCAATGATATCATCAA GCCAGGATATACAAAAGTAGTCCCAGGTGAGGGAATGCCAGTGTCAGCTGATCCCACAAATAAGGGAGATTTAGTGATAGAATTTGACATTGAATTCCCAACGTCCTTGACCCCCGACAGAAAGGACCTGATCAAAAAGGCGCTCCTTCATTAA